A single bacterium DNA region contains:
- a CDS encoding DUF1178 family protein gives MIIYDLQCARDHKFEGWFKSREEYDREYQAKRLSCPLCGDSQITFLPAGGHVSIKERTSNYDNQKKMVKAFSEFVEKNFDNVGPDFAKEALKIHFEEVGHRNILGTMTDGEEKELQEEGVQYVKVPVRKLSS, from the coding sequence ATGATCATCTATGACCTACAGTGTGCGCGCGACCACAAATTCGAGGGCTGGTTCAAGTCCAGGGAGGAGTATGACCGCGAGTACCAGGCCAAAAGGCTTTCGTGCCCCCTTTGCGGCGATTCACAGATAACCTTCCTGCCCGCGGGCGGGCACGTTTCGATAAAGGAACGGACCTCGAATTACGACAACCAGAAGAAAATGGTCAAGGCCTTTTCGGAATTTGTGGAAAAGAACTTTGATAATGTGGGGCCTGATTTCGCCAAAGAGGCGCTTAAAATTCACTTTGAGGAGGTCGGCCACCGGAATATCCTGGGCACCATGACCGATGGGGAGGAGAAGGAACTTCAGGAAGAAGGGGTCCAGTACGTCAAGGTACCGGTTAGAAAATTATCCAGTTGA
- the hrcA gene encoding heat-inducible transcriptional repressor HrcA — translation MSSQALWSERHHEILMALIRFHIGTAEQVGSKTLVERCRLGISPATVRSVLAELEGEGYLSQPYTSAGRVPTEKAYRYYVDNLMGQRFSDNRVHAKNIQLALRQFSGGVEDLLKWTSRILSDMSRYAGIVIPPKRLGSLFKKVTFVRISRERVLTVLVSVSGVTRNKLVHTGEDLSQKALDSMSSYLNQRYSGLSLDEMKGRVEKDLEQDLESLDLWMKSALHLGKRMFDGPDSDEVYLEGGSRFLDMPEFMADMEGMRGIFRLFEEKRGLVALLDQTINAKDMMVFIGSESGITEMKGISLVVSTYGRETGPLGAVGVMGPSRMDYNQVIPLVRSAAEAVSENFTNTDNPQEGNI, via the coding sequence ATGTCGAGCCAGGCCCTGTGGTCAGAGCGCCATCACGAGATACTCATGGCACTTATCCGGTTCCATATTGGAACAGCGGAACAGGTGGGCTCCAAGACCCTGGTGGAGCGGTGCCGTCTTGGCATCAGCCCGGCCACCGTGAGGAGCGTTCTGGCTGAGCTTGAGGGCGAGGGGTACCTGAGCCAGCCTTATACTTCAGCCGGCAGGGTCCCAACCGAAAAAGCCTACCGCTATTATGTGGACAACCTGATGGGGCAACGGTTCTCAGATAACCGGGTCCATGCCAAAAATATCCAGCTGGCACTTCGGCAGTTTTCCGGTGGAGTGGAGGATCTTCTCAAGTGGACTTCCAGGATTCTTTCGGACATGTCCCGTTATGCCGGAATCGTTATACCTCCGAAACGTTTAGGCAGCCTTTTCAAAAAGGTTACCTTCGTACGTATCAGCAGAGAAAGGGTGCTCACAGTCCTTGTCTCCGTATCGGGTGTGACTCGCAACAAGCTGGTCCACACCGGGGAAGATCTCTCCCAGAAGGCTTTAGACAGCATGTCCAGCTACCTGAACCAGCGTTATTCCGGTTTGAGCCTGGACGAAATGAAAGGGAGGGTGGAAAAAGACCTCGAGCAGGACCTTGAGAGTTTGGACCTGTGGATGAAGTCTGCCCTGCACCTGGGAAAACGAATGTTCGACGGTCCGGATAGTGATGAGGTCTACCTTGAAGGAGGTTCCCGCTTCCTGGATATGCCGGAGTTCATGGCTGACATGGAAGGAATGAGGGGGATCTTCCGCCTGTTCGAGGAAAAGAGAGGTCTGGTGGCCCTTCTCGACCAGACTATCAATGCCAAGGACATGATGGTCTTCATCGGGTCTGAAAGCGGGATAACCGAAATGAAGGGGATAAGCCTGGTGGTCTCGACATACGGCCGCGAAACGGGACCCTTGGGAGCTGTGGGTGTTATGGGTCCTTCAAGGATGGATTATAACCAGGTTATCCCCTTGGTCAGATCGGCAGCGGAGGCTGTGAGCGAAAACTTTACCAACACTGATAACCCCCAGGAGGGAAATATTTGA
- the grpE gene encoding nucleotide exchange factor GrpE: MNRSGRNDKGNGNGVNVPVTDIEEMTVETTKDEPVETEPVTISREEYEGLIAQAAHFREQYLLAVADFENFRKRAEKEKTDIVCFANENLIYKLLPILDNLQRALSIKLDQAGIDSVLEGVRMVSDQLYSVLGACGLEPVDAVGGLFDPQYHEAVGVLPSLEHDEGTVISELQKGYSLKGKILRPSMVHVAGPPSGDKDNEGDN, encoded by the coding sequence TTGAACCGTTCAGGCAGAAATGATAAAGGCAACGGCAACGGGGTCAATGTTCCGGTGACCGATATTGAAGAAATGACAGTCGAAACTACCAAAGACGAGCCTGTTGAGACGGAACCTGTGACCATTTCCAGGGAGGAATACGAAGGTCTCATAGCTCAGGCTGCCCATTTCAGGGAACAGTACCTCCTGGCTGTGGCCGATTTCGAGAACTTCCGCAAACGTGCGGAAAAGGAGAAAACGGATATCGTCTGTTTTGCCAACGAAAACCTCATCTACAAGCTTCTGCCTATTCTGGATAACCTTCAGAGAGCCCTTTCCATAAAACTGGATCAGGCCGGGATCGACAGTGTCCTGGAAGGTGTGCGTATGGTTAGCGATCAGCTCTATTCCGTTCTGGGTGCCTGCGGACTTGAGCCGGTGGATGCTGTTGGTGGTCTATTCGACCCTCAGTATCATGAAGCTGTGGGGGTCCTGCCCTCACTGGAGCACGATGAGGGCACCGTTATTTCGGAGCTTCAAAAAGGATACAGCCTGAAAGGAAAGATCCTGAGGCCTTCCATGGTTCATGTGGCTGGCCCACCATCCGGGGACAAAGACAACGAGGGAGACAACTGA
- the clpB gene encoding ATP-dependent chaperone ClpB, giving the protein MNFDKLTVKAQEALQESQKDAENRGHQEIGVEHLLLALLAQEGGVVVPIIEKVGADISALNVVLEETLGKLPKIHGITQVHLGGDLNILFNTAHKEAEELKDEYVSTEHLFLAMVDSKSPVAKVLEQYGLDRKMVLAALKGVRGSHRVTDQNPEDRYQSLLRYGKDLTELARQGKLDPVIGRDDEIRRVIQVLNRRTKNNPVLIGEPGVGKTAIAEGLAQRISDGDVPDGLSGKRIIALDMGALVAGAKYRGQFEERLKAVLQEVEEAAGEVILFIDELHNLVGAGRAEGSMDASNMLKPALARGELKCVGATTLDEYRNNIEKDAALERRFQPVKVPEPSVEDTIAILRGLKERYEIHHGIRITDSAIVSAATLSNRYIADRFLPDKAIDLVDEAASRLRIEIDSMPQEIDEIQRRIVQLQIEKEALKKEKDAPSRERLAKIEKEVADLSEKGDSMKVHWETEKGSIQELRRLKEQMEDTRYRAQKAEQAGDLEEAAQLKYGDIPELQQRSEEAEKRLAELQSAQRMLKEEVDSEDIALIVSNWTGVPVSRLLEGEMEKLVHMEERIAQRVIGQDEAIQAVSNAVRRARAGLQDPDRPIGSFIFMGPTGVGKTELAKALAHFLFDDDGAMVRIDMSEFMEKHSVSRLIGAPPGYVGYEEGGYLTEAVRRRPYSVILLDEIEKAHQEVFNVLLQLLDDGRLTDGQGRTVDFRNAVVIMTSNIGSGAIADLQGQDTVEMERRVLEALTAHFRPEFINRIDDVIIFHPLTREQLRAIVTIQVQKLGSLLHERGIALTLTGEAQELLAGEGYDPVYGARPLRRVIQKKVQDVLAVQILSGKFKDGDAIVGDVKDGEIIFEKDSV; this is encoded by the coding sequence ATTAATTTTGACAAGTTGACAGTCAAGGCCCAGGAGGCTCTTCAGGAATCCCAGAAGGATGCCGAGAACAGGGGACATCAGGAGATCGGTGTCGAGCATCTCCTTTTAGCTCTCCTTGCCCAGGAAGGCGGGGTTGTTGTACCCATCATCGAAAAGGTGGGAGCGGATATCTCTGCTTTAAATGTCGTTCTCGAAGAGACACTGGGCAAGTTGCCCAAGATCCACGGTATCACCCAGGTCCACCTCGGAGGGGATCTCAATATACTGTTTAACACCGCCCACAAGGAGGCTGAGGAGCTCAAGGACGAATACGTCAGCACGGAACATCTGTTCCTCGCCATGGTCGATAGCAAGAGTCCTGTAGCCAAGGTTCTCGAACAGTACGGACTGGACAGGAAGATGGTCCTCGCGGCCCTTAAAGGCGTGAGAGGCAGCCACAGGGTTACCGACCAGAACCCGGAGGATCGTTACCAGTCCCTGCTCAGGTACGGCAAAGACCTGACGGAGTTGGCCCGGCAGGGGAAGTTAGATCCGGTTATCGGGCGCGACGACGAGATCCGGCGGGTGATCCAGGTTCTGAACAGGCGGACCAAGAACAACCCTGTTCTCATCGGAGAGCCGGGGGTGGGCAAGACGGCCATCGCCGAAGGGCTTGCCCAGAGGATCTCCGACGGCGATGTTCCTGATGGCCTTTCGGGCAAGAGGATAATAGCCCTCGACATGGGAGCCCTTGTCGCCGGGGCCAAATACCGGGGCCAGTTCGAGGAGCGACTCAAGGCGGTTCTTCAAGAGGTTGAAGAGGCAGCCGGCGAGGTGATCCTGTTCATTGATGAACTGCACAATCTGGTAGGCGCCGGTCGCGCTGAAGGCTCGATGGATGCCTCCAACATGCTCAAACCCGCCCTTGCCCGGGGGGAGCTCAAGTGTGTCGGGGCCACGACTCTGGATGAGTACCGAAATAACATTGAAAAAGATGCAGCCCTGGAAAGGCGGTTCCAGCCCGTGAAGGTGCCGGAGCCTTCGGTGGAGGATACCATCGCGATCCTTCGGGGGCTCAAGGAACGCTATGAGATCCACCACGGGATCAGGATCACCGATTCGGCCATCGTTTCTGCCGCGACCCTGTCAAACAGGTATATCGCTGACCGCTTCCTGCCGGATAAGGCCATTGATCTTGTAGACGAGGCGGCTTCCCGGCTGCGCATTGAGATCGACAGCATGCCCCAGGAGATCGACGAGATCCAGCGCCGTATTGTCCAGCTGCAGATAGAGAAGGAAGCGCTCAAGAAGGAAAAGGATGCCCCATCCAGGGAACGACTGGCAAAGATCGAAAAGGAGGTCGCTGATCTCAGTGAGAAAGGCGATTCCATGAAGGTCCACTGGGAGACGGAAAAGGGGAGCATCCAGGAGCTTCGCCGGCTCAAGGAGCAGATGGAGGATACCCGCTATCGGGCTCAGAAAGCTGAACAGGCAGGGGATCTGGAAGAGGCGGCCCAGCTTAAGTACGGGGATATCCCGGAACTGCAGCAAAGATCTGAAGAGGCCGAAAAAAGGCTCGCCGAATTGCAGTCAGCCCAGAGGATGCTCAAGGAAGAGGTTGATTCCGAGGACATCGCTCTCATAGTTTCCAACTGGACAGGGGTTCCCGTAAGCCGTCTCCTCGAAGGGGAGATGGAAAAGCTGGTTCACATGGAAGAGAGGATCGCACAAAGGGTCATAGGTCAGGATGAAGCGATCCAGGCGGTATCCAATGCCGTAAGGAGGGCAAGGGCAGGACTCCAGGACCCGGATCGACCCATTGGATCCTTTATATTTATGGGACCGACAGGGGTTGGAAAGACTGAACTGGCCAAGGCACTGGCACATTTTCTGTTCGATGATGATGGGGCCATGGTCAGGATCGACATGTCTGAGTTCATGGAGAAGCACTCTGTCTCCCGCCTCATTGGAGCACCACCCGGGTATGTCGGGTACGAGGAAGGTGGGTACCTTACCGAAGCGGTTCGCCGCAGACCCTATAGTGTCATTCTCCTTGATGAGATAGAAAAAGCTCACCAGGAGGTGTTTAACGTATTGCTTCAGCTCCTCGATGACGGGCGACTAACGGATGGACAGGGCAGAACGGTGGACTTCAGGAACGCAGTGGTCATCATGACATCCAATATCGGCAGTGGGGCCATCGCTGATCTGCAAGGTCAGGATACCGTGGAGATGGAGAGACGGGTGCTGGAGGCATTGACGGCACACTTTCGCCCTGAGTTTATAAACCGCATCGATGACGTGATCATCTTCCATCCTCTGACCAGGGAACAGTTGAGGGCCATCGTCACGATCCAGGTACAGAAACTCGGCAGCCTGCTCCACGAGAGAGGGATAGCTCTGACTCTTACCGGTGAAGCCCAGGAACTGCTCGCAGGAGAGGGTTACGACCCGGTTTACGGTGCAAGGCCCCTTCGCAGGGTCATCCAGAAAAAGGTTCAGGATGTACTGGCCGTTCAGATCCTTTCAGGGAAGTTCAAGGATGGGGATGCGATCGTTGGGGATGTGAAAGATGGGGAAATAATATTCGAAAAAGACAGTGTCTAG
- a CDS encoding deoxyribonuclease IV: MLIGAHESISGSFEKSIHRAVEDECECFQIFTGPPGRWKVPPVDPNTTQAFKEALAANGDLPIVVHGAYLINPASPDPDLWIRSLVALKEEYTRCMALGIGQLIIHPGSHKDTSVEDGLRRAAEMVQAVLEENVAGPDILLENTAGSGSSVGCSFSQLAAIRELAGFPDRVRFCFDTAHAFAAGYDMRDRKKVKSALTRIDGEAGLDNIRVVHLNDSMKELGSRVDRHERIGEGHIGKNGFRVILSEEVFTNVPGILETQPLPDGDGRYRPQVQLLKKLAGGAA, translated from the coding sequence TTGCTCATAGGTGCCCATGAATCCATATCCGGTAGCTTCGAAAAGTCTATTCACAGGGCAGTGGAGGACGAGTGCGAGTGCTTCCAGATCTTCACCGGGCCCCCTGGCAGGTGGAAAGTCCCGCCTGTAGATCCCAATACGACCCAGGCATTCAAGGAGGCTTTGGCGGCCAACGGGGATCTCCCCATCGTTGTCCACGGCGCCTACCTCATCAACCCTGCCAGCCCCGATCCTGACTTGTGGATCCGTTCCCTGGTGGCATTAAAAGAAGAGTACACCCGGTGTATGGCTCTCGGCATAGGCCAACTTATTATCCACCCCGGCAGCCACAAGGATACTTCTGTGGAGGATGGTCTTCGCCGGGCCGCTGAAATGGTTCAGGCTGTCCTGGAGGAAAATGTGGCCGGGCCGGACATTCTCCTCGAAAACACCGCCGGCTCTGGTTCATCCGTGGGTTGTTCCTTTTCCCAGTTGGCAGCCATAAGGGAACTGGCGGGTTTCCCGGATCGTGTCCGTTTCTGTTTTGATACAGCCCACGCCTTTGCCGCCGGTTATGACATGAGGGATAGAAAAAAAGTCAAATCAGCCTTAACACGAATCGATGGTGAGGCAGGTTTGGATAATATCAGAGTTGTTCACCTTAACGACTCCATGAAGGAGCTAGGTTCCAGGGTGGACCGTCATGAGCGGATAGGCGAGGGACACATCGGAAAAAATGGTTTCAGGGTCATCCTCAGTGAGGAAGTGTTCACTAACGTTCCGGGGATCCTGGAAACCCAGCCCCTGCCGGATGGAGATGGCCGCTATCGTCCCCAGGTTCAGCTTCTGAAAAAGCTCGCGGGGGGAGCGGCTTGA
- the nikR gene encoding nickel-responsive transcriptional regulator NikR encodes MEEKTTRFGVSIPNRLLERFDGLIQEKGYSNRSEALRDLIRDFLVEAEWESDEETIGTVTLVYDHHVRELSDELNSIQHEMGEAVISTLHVHLDHHTCLEVVLVKGKSSEIRKVADRLIGTKGVVHGKLTAATVGRSF; translated from the coding sequence GTGGAGGAAAAGACCACCAGGTTCGGTGTTTCCATACCCAACCGCCTTCTGGAGCGTTTTGACGGGCTCATACAGGAGAAGGGCTACAGTAACCGGTCCGAAGCCCTGAGGGACTTAATTCGGGATTTCCTTGTGGAGGCCGAGTGGGAATCCGATGAGGAGACCATCGGAACGGTGACCCTCGTCTACGATCACCACGTGCGGGAACTTTCTGATGAGCTCAACTCTATCCAGCATGAGATGGGAGAGGCCGTTATTTCAACCCTTCACGTTCATCTGGACCACCACACGTGCCTGGAGGTGGTCCTCGTGAAGGGGAAGAGCAGTGAGATCCGGAAGGTAGCTGACCGGCTCATCGGGACCAAGGGAGTGGTTCATGGGAAACTGACGGCCGCGACGGTGGGGCGATCGTTCTAA
- the dnaJ gene encoding molecular chaperone DnaJ: MAEQRDYYEILEVGRDSGSEEIKKAYRKLAIQYHPDRNPDNQEAEDKFKELSEAYSILSDQEKRSRYDQFGHAGVSGNGGFPGGFDFSGSFSDVFSDIFQDFFGGGRQGNQQRGYRGDDLRYRMAVTFEEAVFGAEKEIIYPRLTECEKCLGDGVEPGHSPVVCTVCDGKGEVRYQQAFFTMSRTCPGCGGRGRIVEHPCTKCKGEGREKKQRNLTVRIPPGVDEGNRLRIRGEGDGGLSGGGSGDLFVQIEVQEHPFFRRENEDIICEVPIRMEVAAVGGTVEIPTLDGPTELKIPSGTQPGQVFNLRGKGVPRLQGSGRGDQYVRINVEVPSKISKKQKQLLEQFTAESKHSAYKAVSQFSKKFMKYKER; the protein is encoded by the coding sequence ATGGCAGAGCAAAGAGACTACTACGAGATCCTGGAGGTCGGGCGTGATTCCGGCTCTGAAGAGATAAAAAAGGCCTATCGAAAATTGGCCATCCAGTACCACCCGGACCGAAACCCGGACAACCAGGAGGCCGAAGACAAGTTCAAGGAGCTGAGCGAAGCCTATTCCATCCTCTCCGACCAGGAAAAAAGGAGTCGGTACGATCAGTTCGGTCACGCTGGAGTGTCCGGCAACGGAGGGTTCCCCGGGGGGTTCGATTTTTCCGGTTCATTTTCAGATGTTTTTTCTGACATTTTTCAGGATTTCTTCGGAGGCGGCAGGCAAGGAAACCAGCAGAGGGGGTACCGGGGGGACGATCTCCGTTACCGCATGGCAGTCACCTTTGAAGAGGCTGTTTTCGGAGCCGAGAAAGAGATCATCTATCCTAGGCTCACAGAGTGTGAAAAGTGTCTCGGAGACGGTGTCGAGCCGGGGCACAGCCCCGTGGTTTGCACCGTATGTGACGGAAAAGGCGAGGTCCGATACCAGCAGGCCTTCTTTACCATGTCCCGGACCTGCCCCGGTTGCGGCGGGAGGGGCAGAATAGTTGAACATCCATGTACCAAATGTAAGGGTGAAGGCAGGGAAAAAAAGCAGCGTAACCTTACTGTGCGCATCCCGCCGGGTGTGGATGAGGGCAACCGTCTCAGGATCAGAGGTGAAGGAGACGGCGGCTTGTCTGGTGGCGGATCGGGAGATTTGTTTGTACAGATCGAGGTACAGGAGCACCCATTCTTTCGCAGGGAGAATGAAGATATCATCTGCGAGGTGCCCATCAGGATGGAGGTGGCTGCCGTTGGAGGCACGGTTGAAATACCCACCCTCGACGGCCCTACGGAACTTAAGATCCCCTCCGGCACCCAGCCTGGGCAAGTGTTTAACCTGAGAGGCAAGGGAGTTCCCAGGCTGCAGGGGTCGGGGAGGGGTGATCAGTACGTTCGTATTAACGTTGAGGTCCCATCCAAAATATCAAAAAAACAGAAGCAGCTTCTTGAGCAGTTCACAGCCGAGTCCAAGCATTCGGCATACAAGGCTGTCTCCCAGTTCTCGAAGAAATTCATGAAGTACAAGGAGAGGTGA
- a CDS encoding methyl-accepting chemotaxis protein has translation MKTTGPVKKEGIGMTIGWKITSVVVIVMTVLAVVNVLFIRDRFSATMNREFESKAKAIALSIARSSEDKLISRDFTAIQSLTDTYKDVRGVNYILVQDSGGKLTAGTFKRGFSENLLGLNPITGEEEYKIARFEIEEVGDVLEVAVPILFGRAGAVRVGMDYGHIVSELNQITKNLVIQCAIASILGIILLHLVVIYLLRHMNTFINVLVRVGAGDLTARVNVTSRDEFLDLATHLNSTLAQLGVIIERVDLSYESISQANVNIAQVYTDVQEGIEQQVGLASETMESVMSSKKMTDEVTGGIHVLENSSNDSFSNVMEMGASIEEVSSMSDSLFNSVNESNTAIEELSNSIEQISKNLASLSGAAEETAGAMNEMSASIVQVRGTAESTAQDAVQMTQVAEKGMEVSKNAREGMGAIKKSSAQVSQTISLVSDRIEEIDEILRFITEITGKTNLLALNAAIIAAQAGAQGKGFGVVADEINELAQSTKAQTNRIGEVIDGLREEVVRASEAVEDSNQKVDEGVNLTEEVTKALKSIMDNTLLVSHRIEEIAQTTSEQASTSNRVLETTQNLTESVGNIKALSEQQSEAGEKLLQMSRQIQQAAEKVKTSTEEQTLTSQQINKDLTRITDTVRNISESTEIQVVNGAKVLRLTENLTSVIQRNKETVHGLQGVIDDLHQRMEALHHDLEIFKTGKDA, from the coding sequence TTGAAAACTACTGGTCCGGTTAAAAAGGAAGGGATCGGGATGACGATCGGGTGGAAGATAACTTCCGTCGTCGTGATCGTGATGACTGTACTGGCTGTGGTCAATGTCCTGTTCATCCGCGACCGCTTCAGCGCGACCATGAACCGCGAGTTTGAGAGCAAGGCCAAGGCTATCGCCCTTTCCATAGCGAGGTCCAGTGAGGACAAACTCATCAGCAGGGATTTCACCGCGATCCAGTCTCTTACGGATACCTATAAAGACGTCCGCGGGGTCAACTATATTTTGGTCCAGGATTCGGGTGGGAAACTGACTGCCGGCACCTTTAAGAGGGGCTTTTCGGAGAACCTTCTCGGACTTAACCCCATAACGGGTGAGGAGGAATACAAGATCGCCCGTTTTGAGATAGAGGAGGTGGGGGATGTTCTGGAGGTGGCTGTCCCCATCCTTTTCGGGCGCGCCGGTGCGGTTAGAGTGGGCATGGACTACGGTCACATTGTGAGTGAACTTAACCAGATCACGAAAAATCTTGTCATTCAGTGCGCCATTGCTTCGATCCTGGGGATCATCCTTCTTCACCTGGTCGTTATCTATCTGCTCCGGCATATGAATACGTTTATTAATGTGCTCGTGAGGGTCGGAGCCGGGGACCTCACTGCCAGGGTAAATGTTACCAGCCGGGATGAATTCCTGGATCTTGCCACCCACCTGAACAGCACACTGGCTCAGCTCGGCGTGATCATAGAAAGAGTGGACCTTTCCTACGAAAGTATTTCCCAAGCCAACGTAAATATCGCCCAGGTCTATACCGACGTACAGGAGGGGATCGAACAGCAGGTCGGTCTGGCATCGGAAACCATGGAATCGGTAATGAGCAGTAAAAAAATGACCGACGAGGTCACCGGGGGGATCCATGTCCTTGAAAACTCTTCAAACGACAGCTTTTCCAACGTCATGGAGATGGGTGCTTCCATAGAAGAGGTATCCTCCATGTCCGATTCTCTCTTCAATTCGGTGAACGAGTCCAACACGGCCATCGAGGAACTCTCGAACTCAATTGAGCAGATCAGCAAAAACCTTGCCTCCTTGTCGGGTGCCGCTGAGGAAACGGCAGGAGCTATGAACGAAATGAGCGCAAGCATTGTCCAGGTGCGCGGCACCGCGGAAAGCACGGCGCAGGATGCGGTTCAGATGACCCAGGTGGCCGAGAAGGGGATGGAAGTATCAAAGAACGCCCGGGAAGGTATGGGGGCTATCAAGAAGAGTTCGGCTCAGGTCAGCCAGACCATATCCCTGGTGTCTGACCGTATCGAGGAGATCGATGAGATCCTGCGCTTTATTACCGAGATCACCGGGAAAACCAACCTGCTTGCATTAAACGCGGCCATCATTGCAGCCCAGGCGGGAGCCCAGGGTAAGGGGTTCGGCGTCGTCGCGGACGAGATCAACGAACTTGCCCAGAGCACCAAGGCCCAGACCAACCGTATCGGGGAAGTGATCGATGGGCTCAGGGAAGAGGTGGTCAGGGCGAGTGAGGCTGTAGAGGATTCCAATCAGAAGGTAGACGAAGGCGTCAACCTTACGGAAGAGGTCACCAAAGCCCTCAAGAGTATCATGGACAACACGTTGCTTGTTTCTCACCGGATCGAGGAGATCGCCCAGACGACTTCTGAACAGGCCAGCACGAGCAACAGGGTTCTTGAAACCACCCAGAACCTTACGGAGTCTGTCGGAAATATCAAGGCTCTCAGTGAGCAGCAGTCCGAGGCAGGTGAAAAGCTTTTACAGATGTCCAGACAGATCCAGCAGGCAGCCGAGAAGGTCAAGACGAGCACCGAGGAACAGACCCTGACAAGCCAGCAGATCAACAAGGACCTGACCAGAATAACAGACACCGTGAGAAATATTTCCGAATCCACAGAGATTCAGGTTGTCAATGGTGCGAAGGTACTGCGATTGACGGAGAACCTCACGAGTGTCATCCAGAGGAACAAGGAAACGGTGCACGGACTACAGGGGGTCATTGATGATCTCCACCAGCGCATGGAGGCGCTGCACCATGATCTGGAGATATTCAAAACTGGTAAGGACGCTTGA
- a CDS encoding LysE family transporter gives MNLPLLFASAFVVALSGALMPGPLLTVTVAHSPRFGWTFGPLAILGHAILELGLISLVFLGAGPLLKSGAVQSIVGLVGGAILIWMSWGMVAMARAGGGIGTQEGAVAGSNRAVWLGILTSISNPYWTLWWATVGLAFLTTAAKSGPLGITVFFLGHISGDLAWYTLVSVGAARGKKFLGTYHYCRVLFLCAAILVVLGVWFVWYGGKLALGG, from the coding sequence TTGAACCTCCCTCTGCTTTTTGCTTCAGCTTTTGTAGTGGCCCTTTCAGGTGCGCTTATGCCTGGCCCCCTCCTCACAGTTACGGTGGCCCACTCTCCCCGGTTCGGGTGGACCTTCGGCCCCTTGGCCATCCTGGGCCATGCCATCCTGGAGCTGGGGCTTATCAGCCTTGTTTTTCTGGGAGCCGGTCCCCTCCTCAAATCCGGCGCAGTCCAGTCCATCGTCGGGCTTGTGGGAGGAGCCATCCTCATCTGGATGAGTTGGGGGATGGTCGCCATGGCCAGGGCAGGAGGGGGGATCGGAACCCAGGAGGGGGCTGTGGCGGGAAGCAACCGGGCTGTGTGGCTTGGTATCCTTACCAGCATATCCAACCCCTACTGGACCCTCTGGTGGGCGACGGTGGGATTAGCCTTTCTCACCACGGCAGCTAAAAGCGGCCCCCTGGGTATCACGGTTTTTTTCCTGGGCCACATTTCGGGTGACCTTGCCTGGTACACCCTTGTTTCGGTGGGGGCGGCAAGAGGGAAAAAATTCCTGGGGACCTACCACTATTGCCGGGTGCTTTTCCTGTGCGCGGCCATTCTGGTTGTCCTGGGTGTCTGGTTCGTGTGGTATGGGGGAAAATTAGCGCTCGGGGGATAA